A portion of the Vreelandella subglaciescola genome contains these proteins:
- a CDS encoding phosphatase PAP2 family protein, with the protein MHYHLTAKKLFLLLLIIWTGFIALIASIYHYNIDFLLADQLFSLEGENWTLKHHLLTETVLHDGGRLLSETMGVIAISGFILCLLHPRLRHWRCATGYLVLSVLLSTVSVSVIKHSISMDCPWDLARYGGDLPFIGLFEARPAGLPDTACFPAGHASAGYAWIALYFFFQAIWPRGRWPGLATGLLMGFAFGFAQQLRGAHFLSHDLWTLMICWTISLLLAQLLLRHSTTTLRLLKAPDVKSTALPRLFP; encoded by the coding sequence GTGCATTATCATTTAACCGCTAAAAAATTATTTTTACTTTTATTAATCATATGGACAGGCTTCATAGCACTGATTGCGTCCATCTATCACTACAACATTGATTTCCTGCTGGCCGACCAATTATTTTCTCTGGAAGGGGAAAACTGGACACTGAAACATCACCTGTTAACCGAGACGGTACTGCACGATGGCGGACGCTTATTAAGCGAAACAATGGGTGTCATTGCCATTTCCGGGTTCATCTTGTGCCTGTTACATCCCCGCCTGCGTCATTGGCGTTGTGCCACGGGCTATCTGGTACTCAGCGTATTGCTCTCGACGGTTAGCGTTTCTGTTATCAAGCACTCGATCAGCATGGACTGCCCCTGGGATCTTGCTCGCTATGGCGGCGATCTGCCGTTCATCGGCCTGTTTGAGGCTCGCCCTGCCGGGCTGCCGGATACCGCCTGTTTTCCCGCCGGCCATGCCAGCGCCGGTTATGCCTGGATAGCACTGTATTTCTTCTTTCAGGCAATCTGGCCCCGAGGACGCTGGCCGGGGTTGGCAACCGGGCTGCTCATGGGGTTTGCATTCGGCTTTGCCCAGCAGCTGCGCGGTGCGCATTTCCTGTCTCACGACCTGTGGACACTGATGATTTGCTGGACCATCAGCCTGCTGCTGGCTCAGCTGCTATTGCGCCATTCCACCACGACCCTACGCCTGTTGAAAGCACCTGACGTGAAGTCAACCGCCCTCCCGAGACTTTTCCCATGA
- a CDS encoding diacylglycerol kinase gives MQPLFSKRGKPGHKGFTRIILAGRYSLSGFRSAWIKEAAFRQEVIFIVPALLLVTQLDVTPVEKSLLWASALLVLIIELLNSSIEATVDRISQEHHPLSGCAKDMGSAAVTLSLILMLGVWLCIII, from the coding sequence ATGCAACCTTTATTCAGCAAGCGTGGAAAACCCGGTCACAAAGGTTTTACACGTATCATTCTTGCCGGCCGATATTCGCTATCCGGATTTCGCAGCGCCTGGATAAAAGAAGCGGCCTTTCGGCAAGAAGTCATTTTTATTGTACCTGCCCTTTTGCTGGTGACACAGCTTGATGTGACACCGGTTGAGAAATCACTTTTATGGGCATCAGCATTGCTCGTACTTATTATTGAGCTGTTAAACTCATCCATAGAAGCCACTGTCGATAGAATCAGTCAAGAACACCATCCTCTCAGCGGCTGTGCCAAAGACATGGGATCAGCGGCTGTAACTCTCAGCCTCATTCTTATGCTGGGGGTATGGCTGTGCATTATCATTTAA
- a CDS encoding ABC-F family ATPase, with the protein MLSTANITMQFGSKPLFENVSAKFGQGHRYGLIGANGCGKSTLIKILGGDLEPTSGQVMKDATTRLGKLRQDQFAFENERVIDTVIMGNEELWAVAAERERIYSLAEMSEADGMAVADLEVRFAELDGYTAEARAGELLMGLGIPLEQHDQPMSVVAPGWKLRVLLAQALFSDPDVLLLDEPTNHLDINTIRWLEDIIKARSSTMIIISHDRHFLNSVCTHMADLDYGELQLFPGNYDEYMTAATQARERLHSENAKKKAEIAELKQFVSRFSANASKAKQATSRQRKIDRIQLDEVKPSSRISPFIRFEQKKKVHRQAVAVEDLTKAWGDNVLFERIGLRIEAGERVAIIGPNGIGKTTLLNCLVGAIPLDDGKVQWTDAADVGYFAQEHATDFDGGETLFEWMQQWTTEGEQTVRGALGRMLFSNDDIGKSVKVISGGEQGRMLFGKLALQNPNVLVMDEPTNHLDMESIEALNLALDNYAGTLIFVSHDREFVGSLATRIIEMKDDGIVDFSGSYDDYLRSQGVLG; encoded by the coding sequence GTGCTCTCTACCGCCAACATCACTATGCAGTTTGGCTCCAAGCCGCTGTTTGAAAACGTTTCTGCCAAATTCGGCCAAGGCCATCGCTACGGCCTGATCGGGGCCAATGGCTGTGGCAAATCGACCCTGATCAAGATTCTCGGGGGGGACCTTGAGCCCACCAGCGGCCAGGTGATGAAAGACGCCACCACGCGGCTGGGCAAATTACGCCAGGATCAGTTTGCCTTCGAGAACGAGCGTGTCATCGACACAGTGATCATGGGCAACGAAGAACTCTGGGCCGTCGCGGCAGAGCGCGAACGCATCTACTCGCTGGCCGAGATGAGTGAAGCAGACGGCATGGCGGTCGCCGACCTCGAAGTGCGCTTTGCCGAACTCGATGGCTATACCGCCGAGGCCCGTGCCGGTGAATTGCTGATGGGCCTGGGTATTCCCCTCGAGCAGCACGACCAGCCAATGAGCGTTGTCGCGCCGGGCTGGAAACTCCGCGTGCTACTCGCCCAGGCCCTGTTCAGCGATCCCGACGTGCTGCTGCTCGATGAGCCGACCAACCACCTTGATATCAATACGATTCGCTGGCTGGAAGACATCATCAAGGCACGCTCGTCGACAATGATCATCATCTCCCACGACCGCCACTTCCTGAACAGCGTCTGTACCCACATGGCGGACCTGGACTACGGCGAGCTGCAGCTGTTTCCCGGTAATTATGATGAGTACATGACCGCCGCCACACAGGCGCGAGAGCGCCTGCATAGCGAGAATGCCAAGAAAAAGGCCGAAATTGCCGAGCTCAAGCAATTCGTCAGCCGCTTCTCGGCCAATGCCTCCAAGGCCAAGCAGGCGACGTCGCGCCAGCGCAAGATTGACAGGATCCAGCTCGATGAGGTCAAGCCCTCTTCGCGGATCAGCCCCTTCATTCGCTTCGAGCAGAAAAAGAAGGTTCATCGCCAGGCCGTGGCAGTGGAAGACCTCACCAAGGCCTGGGGCGACAATGTGCTGTTTGAGCGCATTGGCCTGCGCATCGAAGCGGGAGAGCGCGTGGCCATCATCGGCCCCAACGGCATCGGCAAGACCACCCTGCTCAACTGTCTGGTAGGCGCGATACCGCTTGACGATGGCAAAGTGCAGTGGACCGATGCCGCCGACGTCGGCTATTTCGCCCAGGAACACGCGACGGACTTTGACGGTGGCGAGACCCTGTTCGAATGGATGCAGCAGTGGACGACGGAAGGCGAACAGACCGTACGCGGCGCTCTGGGGCGGATGCTGTTCTCCAATGACGACATCGGCAAGTCCGTGAAAGTCATTTCCGGTGGCGAGCAAGGGCGCATGCTGTTTGGCAAACTCGCGCTGCAAAACCCCAATGTGCTGGTCATGGATGAGCCCACGAACCACCTGGACATGGAATCCATCGAAGCGCTCAACCTGGCACTGGATAACTATGCCGGCACGCTAATTTTTGTCAGCCACGACCGCGAGTTCGTCGGCTCGCTGGCCACGCGCATCATCGAGATGAAAGACGATGGCATCGTCGATTTCAGCGGTAGCTATGATGATTACCTGCGCAGTCAGGGCGTTCTCGGATAA
- a CDS encoding YqjK family protein codes for MPARNADPDNTTQRPSRAARKRELLDALEQQRIDIMVEGIRLERAAAPLDRGWQQISRYKTPLLIAGGGVAYRLVKKQGPIIRIGRRALAAYMMVRNLRRLAP; via the coding sequence ATGCCCGCCAGGAACGCTGATCCGGATAACACCACCCAGCGACCCTCGCGCGCTGCACGCAAACGCGAGCTGCTTGACGCACTTGAGCAGCAGCGCATCGACATCATGGTCGAGGGCATCCGCCTTGAGCGCGCCGCCGCACCTCTGGATCGCGGCTGGCAACAAATTTCCCGCTACAAGACGCCGCTGCTGATTGCTGGCGGTGGCGTGGCCTACCGCCTGGTAAAAAAACAGGGCCCCATTATACGTATCGGCCGGCGCGCCCTTGCCGCCTATATGATGGTGCGCAACCTCAGACGACTCGCCCCCTAA
- a CDS encoding phage holin family protein — MALGPGQRAIHAARQVLKTLIANGETRLRLAVLELEEERARLLTLILLAGASLLLFMLGTATLTTLVIAIFWESHRLLAIGASAAVLLLASLVLAVVAVRQARRHTLLKDTLSQLATDRALLEQNNDARQER, encoded by the coding sequence ATGGCGCTGGGCCCCGGCCAACGTGCAATCCACGCCGCCAGACAGGTGCTTAAAACGCTTATCGCCAATGGTGAAACGCGTCTGCGTCTGGCGGTGCTGGAGCTCGAAGAAGAGCGGGCGCGCCTGTTAACGCTGATACTACTGGCAGGCGCAAGCCTGCTTTTGTTTATGCTCGGCACGGCAACCCTGACGACGCTGGTCATCGCCATATTCTGGGAGAGCCACCGGCTGTTGGCCATCGGCGCCAGTGCGGCCGTGCTGCTGCTGGCAAGCCTTGTGCTGGCCGTGGTGGCGGTGCGTCAGGCCAGACGCCACACCCTGCTGAAAGACACGCTCAGCCAGCTTGCTACCGACCGCGCGCTATTGGAGCAGAACAACGATGCCCGCCAGGAACGCTGA
- a CDS encoding DUF883 family protein — protein MAKKQSDHNTQTDQLQDDLRHLSDTVEELVNATAKDASSEMKDLRERAEKRLKDTRSRVEARGERLYADTRDSLTNQADCCDRYVHENPWASIGIGAAAGVVVGLLLGRR, from the coding sequence ATGGCTAAGAAACAATCAGACCATAATACTCAGACCGACCAGCTGCAGGACGATTTACGTCACCTGAGCGACACCGTGGAAGAGCTGGTCAACGCGACGGCCAAAGACGCGAGCTCAGAGATGAAAGATCTTCGCGAGCGCGCCGAGAAACGCTTGAAAGACACTCGCTCACGCGTTGAAGCACGCGGTGAGCGCTTGTACGCCGATACCCGCGACTCCCTGACCAACCAGGCCGACTGCTGCGATCGCTACGTCCATGAAAACCCCTGGGCAAGCATTGGCATCGGCGCCGCTGCTGGCGTTGTGGTCGGCCTGCTGCTCGGGCGGCGCTAA
- a CDS encoding RidA family protein, which produces MSITRQRTNEKVSRIVIHNDTVYLCGQVALDVNDDIIGQTKSVLARIDDHLQEAGTDNSKILSALIHLKDNKDVATFNELWNEWLPEGCAPARSCVQSTMARDVILVEVTVVAAL; this is translated from the coding sequence ATGAGCATTACCCGCCAGCGTACCAACGAGAAAGTCAGCCGCATCGTCATCCACAACGACACCGTTTACCTGTGCGGCCAGGTCGCGCTGGATGTGAATGACGATATCATCGGTCAGACCAAGTCCGTACTCGCGCGTATCGATGACCACCTGCAAGAAGCCGGCACCGATAACAGCAAGATCCTGTCGGCCTTGATTCACCTGAAAGACAACAAGGACGTTGCAACTTTCAATGAACTGTGGAATGAATGGCTTCCGGAAGGCTGCGCCCCGGCGCGTTCTTGCGTGCAGTCGACCATGGCGCGTGATGTCATCCTCGTTGAAGTCACGGTCGTTGCCGCCCTTTAG
- a CDS encoding phospholipase A has product MIARHSSFACLSLLLAAYAGSAYAQPADQAAIEARIDALNREMAKLNQELTRLEGQKEPRFEASAYQAALIPTPPEEKAIEETRERRQLEEESSQNPFSITAHRVNYLFPVSYNGNKDSASFRDIDADGRVDSTEVKFQFSAKFSLAEGLFGDNGDLYFGYTQRSWWQAYNTDSSSPFRETNYEPEIFIDFANAWNIFGWVNTRNRVSLNHQSNGRSSPLSRSWNRVYLESTLQRGDWAVTLAPHWRIPETDSEDDNPDIERYMGYGDIRLAKRFNHDQEISAQLRGNPSAGNYGTQLDYSWPAFNGVRGHVQYYYGYGESLIDYDHRVHRLSLGFSLNPLFTPSGLLR; this is encoded by the coding sequence ATGATCGCCCGACATTCATCATTTGCCTGCCTGAGCCTTCTGCTGGCGGCCTATGCCGGCAGCGCTTACGCCCAGCCGGCTGACCAGGCCGCAATAGAGGCGCGCATTGACGCCTTAAACCGCGAGATGGCCAAGCTCAATCAAGAGCTTACTCGTCTTGAAGGGCAGAAAGAGCCGCGTTTTGAAGCGTCCGCATATCAGGCGGCGTTAATCCCCACGCCGCCTGAAGAGAAGGCCATCGAGGAAACTCGCGAACGCCGTCAGCTGGAGGAGGAGTCGAGCCAGAACCCGTTCTCCATCACCGCGCACCGCGTTAATTACCTGTTCCCGGTGAGCTACAACGGCAACAAGGATAGCGCCAGTTTTCGCGACATTGACGCCGACGGCCGCGTAGACAGCACCGAGGTGAAGTTTCAGTTCAGCGCCAAGTTTTCACTGGCCGAAGGGCTGTTTGGCGATAACGGCGACCTTTACTTTGGTTACACCCAGCGCAGCTGGTGGCAGGCGTATAACACCGATTCCTCGTCACCCTTCCGTGAAACCAACTACGAGCCGGAAATCTTTATCGACTTTGCCAATGCCTGGAATATCTTTGGCTGGGTCAACACTCGCAATCGGGTCTCGCTCAACCACCAGTCCAACGGCCGCTCATCGCCGCTATCGCGCAGCTGGAACCGTGTTTACCTTGAAAGCACGCTGCAGCGCGGCGACTGGGCCGTGACGCTCGCCCCGCACTGGCGTATTCCGGAAACCGATAGCGAAGACGACAATCCCGATATCGAGCGCTACATGGGCTACGGCGACATCCGTCTGGCAAAGCGCTTCAACCATGATCAGGAAATCTCTGCCCAGTTACGCGGCAATCCGTCCGCCGGCAACTACGGCACCCAGCTCGACTACAGCTGGCCGGCTTTCAACGGCGTACGCGGCCACGTGCAATACTACTATGGCTACGGCGAAAGCCTGATCGACTACGACCACCGGGTGCACCGGCTGAGCCTTGGCTTCAGCCTGAACCCGCTGTTCACACCCAGCGGTTTGCTGCGCTAA
- a CDS encoding TlyA family RNA methyltransferase: MPRLDQLLVQQQLAASRTRAQRLIKNGRVWRTDTRARLAKASEKLADATPLAVDDDPEERYVSRAGLKLEAVLNALGKRFDGQAVLDVGQSTGGFSDCALRFGARHVIGIEVGHGQLAEALRDDARVSCLEGINARALGQSSAFAELLAQHAPSAAVMDVSFISQTLILPEIAAALPAGGELISLVKPQFELDPAALDKRGVVRDPRRYAEVKTRLENACEQSGLHIVHWQPSPITGGDGNREFLLHALKRHA; encoded by the coding sequence ATGCCGCGTCTTGATCAGCTTTTAGTCCAACAGCAGCTCGCCGCCTCGCGCACCCGCGCTCAGCGGCTGATCAAGAACGGCCGCGTATGGCGCACCGACACCCGGGCGCGGCTCGCCAAAGCCAGCGAAAAACTGGCCGACGCAACGCCGCTGGCCGTCGATGACGACCCTGAGGAGCGCTACGTATCGCGGGCAGGACTCAAGCTGGAAGCAGTGCTGAATGCCCTTGGAAAGCGCTTTGACGGCCAGGCCGTGCTCGATGTAGGGCAGTCCACCGGCGGCTTCAGCGACTGCGCGCTGCGCTTTGGCGCGCGGCACGTCATCGGCATTGAAGTTGGCCACGGGCAGCTGGCCGAGGCACTGCGCGACGATGCCCGCGTCAGCTGCCTGGAAGGCATCAACGCCCGTGCGCTTGGCCAGTCCAGCGCCTTTGCCGAGCTGCTGGCCCAGCACGCACCCAGCGCGGCGGTGATGGATGTCTCATTTATTTCACAAACGCTGATTCTGCCCGAAATTGCCGCGGCGCTACCGGCCGGCGGCGAGCTGATATCACTGGTCAAACCGCAGTTCGAGCTCGACCCGGCGGCACTGGACAAGCGCGGCGTAGTGCGCGATCCGCGCCGCTATGCCGAGGTAAAAACGCGGCTGGAAAACGCTTGCGAGCAAAGTGGCCTGCACATCGTTCACTGGCAGCCAAGCCCGATTACCGGCGGTGACGGCAATCGTGAATTTTTACTCCACGCGCTCAAGCGCCATGCTTGA
- a CDS encoding ATP-grasp domain-containing protein: MQKDTNKGYIALLGWSLSAIEAAEKFDRRYIVVAPDWAEDYCQQHDIPYVSWDFERLNDRSLEIATTLKEKGVNVAVPLFEETVEWAGAINSVLLDNPRLYGQSLLLRDKALMKRRAQLGGIRVGIFEEAHDKEDVVRFLKRVNQTLLKLDGDPNDPIHLKAFDKAGCLGHRIIRTPDEVDTIPEEEFPVLMESHLDGWEFAVEAWIHNGKIAFLNISEYVTLGYSVFVPASPELEKYRAQITAQIEKLIKTFDIEFGLIHPEYFVTSDGEMYFGEVAYRPPGFKVFELLERVYGFNAYQASMLVFDPHTTAEEVAAFFPKEVVDADGFAGCFGVYPRWRVVSRLELPEEVEDHPYFESHELTTPMEETVTKRTAFGTHWGLVYFKGDDAHTLRDLLKHQEDLDFYV, encoded by the coding sequence ATGCAAAAGGATACCAACAAAGGCTACATCGCCCTTCTCGGCTGGAGCTTGAGCGCCATTGAAGCCGCCGAAAAATTCGATCGTCGCTACATTGTGGTAGCACCTGACTGGGCAGAAGATTACTGCCAACAACACGATATTCCCTATGTATCGTGGGATTTCGAGCGCTTGAACGACCGCTCGCTGGAAATCGCCACCACCCTCAAGGAAAAAGGCGTTAACGTCGCCGTTCCGCTGTTTGAAGAAACCGTGGAATGGGCCGGCGCGATCAACTCCGTCCTGCTGGATAATCCGCGCCTGTACGGCCAGTCGCTGCTGCTGCGTGACAAGGCCCTGATGAAACGCCGCGCCCAGCTTGGCGGCATTCGCGTGGGCATCTTCGAAGAAGCCCACGACAAGGAAGACGTGGTGCGCTTCCTGAAGCGCGTCAACCAGACACTGCTCAAGCTCGACGGCGATCCCAACGACCCCATCCACCTGAAAGCGTTCGACAAGGCCGGCTGCCTCGGCCACCGGATAATCCGCACGCCGGACGAAGTCGACACCATCCCCGAGGAAGAATTTCCGGTGTTGATGGAATCGCACCTGGACGGCTGGGAGTTTGCCGTCGAGGCGTGGATTCACAATGGCAAAATCGCCTTTCTGAACATTTCCGAGTACGTCACGCTCGGCTATTCGGTGTTTGTGCCCGCCTCGCCGGAGCTGGAAAAATACCGCGCGCAGATTACCGCGCAAATCGAAAAGCTGATCAAAACCTTCGATATCGAGTTTGGCCTGATCCACCCCGAATACTTTGTCACCAGCGACGGCGAAATGTACTTCGGTGAAGTGGCCTACCGCCCGCCGGGGTTCAAGGTGTTCGAGCTGCTGGAGCGCGTCTACGGCTTCAACGCCTATCAGGCGTCCATGCTGGTGTTCGACCCGCACACCACCGCAGAAGAAGTCGCTGCCTTCTTCCCCAAGGAAGTGGTCGATGCCGACGGCTTTGCCGGTTGCTTCGGGGTTTACCCGCGCTGGCGCGTGGTCAGCCGGCTCGAACTGCCTGAGGAAGTGGAAGATCACCCCTACTTCGAGTCCCACGAGCTCACCACGCCGATGGAGGAAACCGTGACCAAACGCACGGCCTTTGGCACGCACTGGGGGCTGGTCTACTTCAAGGGCGACGATGCCCATACCCTGCGCGATTTACTGAAACATCAGGAAGACCTCGACTTCTATGTATAA
- a CDS encoding IS1182 family transposase, whose product MSRFIPVDRQTDYLLPPSVDEWLPDGHLARFVVDVVEQLDLSALTRRYAGRGSKAHHPAVLLNLLVYGYATGVVSSRKIERATYDSVAFRYLAANTHPDHDTLATFRRRFLPELEQLFVQVLLLAREMKLLTLGTIALDGTKLNANASKHKALSYGHAKKLEAQFKAEVKALTQRAASADKDDAADGMDIPAEIARREARLEAIAVAKTKIEARAKEREAAEKAAYQEKVARRDAQRKTGKKPRGRDPEPPTGGPRDKDQVNLTDPQSRIMPVTGKGFDQCYNAQAAVDTDSMLVTHTHVTQATNDKQQVMPLLTALARLPAPLAKPDHLLADTGYFSAANVQACHDHRIKPLIAMKRDVHHPPVLERFAADPPTPASKEPVEQMAHHLKTQAGRALYALRKHTVEPVFGIIKHVMGFRQVSLRGLENVSGEWRLVTMAWNIKRMHRLAAG is encoded by the coding sequence ATGAGCCGCTTTATCCCTGTGGACCGTCAGACCGATTACTTACTGCCGCCTTCGGTAGACGAGTGGTTGCCGGATGGCCACTTGGCGCGGTTCGTCGTCGATGTCGTCGAGCAACTGGACCTCTCAGCCCTGACTCGGCGTTACGCGGGCCGGGGCTCCAAGGCCCATCATCCCGCGGTACTGCTGAACCTGTTGGTCTACGGCTACGCTACCGGCGTGGTCTCCAGTCGCAAGATTGAGCGTGCCACCTATGACTCGGTGGCGTTTCGCTATTTGGCCGCCAACACCCACCCCGATCACGACACCCTGGCTACCTTTCGTCGGCGTTTTCTGCCGGAACTGGAGCAGCTGTTCGTTCAAGTTCTGCTGCTGGCCCGAGAAATGAAGCTACTCACGCTCGGCACCATCGCCTTGGACGGCACCAAACTCAACGCCAATGCCAGCAAGCACAAGGCATTGTCATATGGTCATGCCAAGAAACTGGAGGCGCAGTTCAAGGCTGAGGTGAAGGCGCTGACCCAGCGGGCTGCATCGGCGGACAAGGATGACGCGGCCGACGGCATGGATATTCCTGCCGAGATAGCCCGGCGTGAAGCACGCTTGGAAGCGATCGCCGTAGCGAAGACCAAGATCGAGGCTCGGGCCAAGGAGCGTGAGGCCGCTGAAAAAGCGGCCTACCAGGAAAAGGTGGCACGGCGTGATGCGCAGCGGAAGACGGGAAAGAAACCTCGCGGACGTGACCCTGAACCGCCAACAGGTGGCCCGCGTGACAAAGATCAGGTTAACCTTACTGATCCGCAGTCACGCATCATGCCGGTCACAGGCAAGGGCTTCGATCAATGCTATAACGCCCAGGCCGCAGTCGATACTGACAGCATGCTGGTGACTCATACCCATGTCACCCAAGCGACCAACGACAAACAGCAGGTCATGCCGCTACTGACGGCGTTGGCGAGACTCCCCGCACCGTTAGCAAAACCAGACCACTTACTGGCCGATACCGGCTACTTCAGTGCTGCCAATGTTCAAGCCTGCCACGACCACCGTATCAAGCCTCTGATAGCAATGAAGCGCGATGTCCACCATCCCCCGGTCCTTGAGCGCTTTGCCGCTGACCCGCCTACTCCAGCGAGCAAGGAGCCTGTTGAGCAAATGGCACACCACTTGAAGACACAGGCGGGGCGAGCGCTTTACGCGTTGCGTAAACATACCGTGGAACCGGTCTTCGGGATCATTAAACACGTGATGGGGTTCCGGCAGGTCTCGCTGCGAGGGCTGGAGAATGTCAGCGGTGAGTGGCGGCTGGTCACCATGGCATGGAACATTAAACGGATGCACCGGTTGGCAGCGGGCTGA
- a CDS encoding TIGR04211 family SH3 domain-containing protein translates to MQAKTFRFPYRAALVGLLIGLGSGHAVAQSNQSWVSEELTTYVRSGPTDGYRIVGTLSAGEQVRVLDTSGKYTRVKSQSGDTVWILSDELKSTPSAREKLPKLETQVTELSHELDNINETWEERVSSMKQGIETRTERISELEARNESLDGDSEAQREKVRALNARLDTQEEDLLMRYFMYGGGVAGAGLLVGLIVPHLPRRRKKRDRWFQ, encoded by the coding sequence ATGCAAGCAAAGACGTTTCGTTTTCCATACAGGGCCGCGCTGGTCGGCCTGTTAATCGGGCTTGGCAGCGGGCATGCCGTGGCGCAGTCAAATCAATCCTGGGTGTCTGAAGAGCTGACGACCTATGTGCGCAGCGGGCCTACCGACGGCTATCGCATTGTGGGTACGCTGAGCGCCGGCGAGCAGGTGCGTGTGCTTGACACAAGCGGCAAATATACCCGGGTCAAAAGCCAGTCCGGTGATACCGTCTGGATCCTCAGCGATGAGCTCAAGAGCACCCCCAGTGCTCGCGAAAAGCTACCCAAGCTCGAGACCCAGGTCACCGAACTGAGCCACGAACTGGACAACATCAACGAGACCTGGGAAGAGCGGGTGTCGTCGATGAAGCAGGGTATTGAAACGCGCACCGAGCGCATCAGCGAGCTTGAAGCACGCAATGAGTCGCTGGACGGTGACTCCGAGGCGCAGCGCGAAAAAGTGCGCGCCCTGAATGCACGGCTGGATACTCAGGAAGAAGACCTGCTGATGCGCTACTTCATGTACGGCGGCGGTGTTGCCGGGGCCGGCCTGCTGGTGGGGCTGATTGTGCCGCACCTGCCGCGCCGGCGGAAAAAGCGCGATCGCTGGTTCCAATAG
- a CDS encoding thiopurine S-methyltransferase yields the protein MTEQWLKRWREGRIGFHRATAHPALERYWPTLNVPRAAKVLVPLCGKSVDMRWLADAGHPVLGVEFAPQAIEQFVAERRHEVLRYHQAGFDIVRQGSIELWQGDFFHLHIRQVAEIEAFYDRASLIALPKPTRQRYAFHLAQLVPPGARGLLVSLTRGDEKAGPPYSVSNNEVEQLFSPNFRLTFLEQSPPDERGFIESVWALERRGPLS from the coding sequence ATGACAGAGCAGTGGCTTAAGCGCTGGCGCGAAGGGCGAATCGGTTTTCATCGCGCAACGGCGCATCCCGCGCTTGAGCGCTACTGGCCGACGCTGAATGTGCCGCGGGCCGCGAAGGTGCTGGTGCCGCTATGCGGTAAAAGCGTGGATATGCGCTGGCTGGCTGATGCCGGGCACCCGGTGCTGGGCGTGGAGTTTGCGCCACAAGCCATTGAGCAGTTTGTGGCTGAGCGCCGCCACGAAGTCCTGCGCTACCATCAGGCAGGGTTTGATATTGTCCGTCAGGGTAGCATTGAGCTGTGGCAGGGCGATTTTTTTCACCTGCACATTCGCCAGGTGGCAGAAATCGAGGCATTTTATGACCGCGCTTCGCTCATTGCGCTGCCCAAGCCCACACGCCAGCGTTACGCCTTTCATCTGGCGCAGCTTGTGCCGCCCGGCGCCCGCGGCCTGCTGGTCAGCCTGACCCGAGGGGATGAAAAGGCCGGCCCGCCGTATAGCGTGTCGAATAACGAAGTCGAACAGCTGTTCTCGCCCAATTTTCGCCTGACGTTTCTGGAACAAAGCCCGCCCGACGAGCGGGGCTTTATCGAAAGCGTATGGGCGCTTGAGCGCCGCGGCCCGCTTAGCTAG
- a CDS encoding YajG family lipoprotein, which yields MQRRFFLSGLGLLLASLLLAGCASPQYLSVTPERSAPVAQFGNGQKVAVFAQDGRDSDVIGHRSGGGMSTSQITVSSHVLIPQLQREAERAVSDMGFTPVNEEAEGRPTLVLELSRLNYAQADAAQPGLDEARLEGVLRAIATQGGTTYTGTYTSRRTQSYALKPSAGDNTEMLNQLLSKALDRAFNDGELGALLAR from the coding sequence ATGCAGCGACGTTTTTTCCTGAGCGGCCTGGGCCTATTGCTGGCCAGCCTGTTGCTTGCCGGCTGCGCCAGCCCCCAGTACCTGTCCGTCACGCCCGAGCGCAGCGCGCCGGTCGCCCAGTTTGGCAACGGCCAGAAAGTCGCGGTGTTTGCCCAGGACGGGCGCGATAGCGACGTCATTGGCCATCGCAGCGGCGGCGGCATGTCAACGTCGCAGATTACCGTCAGCAGCCACGTGCTGATTCCGCAGCTGCAGCGCGAAGCCGAGCGCGCCGTAAGCGACATGGGCTTTACCCCGGTCAACGAGGAAGCCGAAGGCCGCCCGACGCTGGTTCTGGAACTCTCGCGGCTCAACTACGCTCAGGCCGATGCGGCTCAGCCGGGTCTCGATGAAGCCCGCCTGGAAGGCGTGCTACGCGCCATCGCCACACAGGGCGGCACTACCTACACCGGTACCTATACCTCGCGGCGCACCCAAAGCTACGCGCTTAAACCCAGCGCCGGCGACAACACCGAAATGCTCAACCAGCTGCTGAGCAAGGCACTTGACCGGGCGTTCAACGACGGCGAACTCGGCGCTCTGCTGGCTCGATAA